From a single Lolium rigidum isolate FL_2022 chromosome 7, APGP_CSIRO_Lrig_0.1, whole genome shotgun sequence genomic region:
- the LOC124671531 gene encoding COBRA-like protein 7 has product FAFIFVFAFHADAYDPVDPLGNITINWDFTSMDTSQYTVMVSIHNYQLYRHIERPGWRLGWAWSGHEIIWDVRGAETTELGNCSGVHFDPGHPPHCCDKRPVVVDLPPGAPYNIQVANCCRGGVLSSLSQNNSTATAAFQMSVGGFDRDGGNPNGDPVKPANFSIGVPGYTCSNATQVPATRSKVDEQRHVQVMLTWQIICSYSQFRDGPSPSCCVSLSSFYNSTIVGCPQCSCGCPRSPSAPQCFRQQSKLQALPDADGNPPTPVIRCTEHMCPIRVHWHVKQNYREYWRVKASITNYDMVSNYSDWNLVVRHPNLANITQLFSFNYQPLIQYDTINDTAMFWGIANYNEMLLRDGNVQTEMILKKDPSDFTFSGGWAFPRRVYFNGHQCAMPSPDQYPSLPNAASDVRVSALQRWLITGSCLLLLSMFHVM; this is encoded by the exons tttgcttttatttttgtttt CGCGTTTCACGCAGATGCGTATGATCCGGTGGATCCGCTGGGGAACATCACCATCAATTGGGATTTTACGAGCATGGACACTAGTCAGTACACG GTCATGGTGAGCATCCACAATTACCAGCTGTACCGCCATATCGAGCGCCCGGGATGGCGGCTGGGCTGGGCGTGGTCCGGCCACGAGATCATCTGGGACGTGAGGGGCGCCGAGACGACGGAGCTGGGCAACTGCTCCGGCGTCCACTTCGACCCCGGCCACCCTCCGCACTGCTGCGACAAGCGGCCCGTCGTGGTGGACCTGCCGCCGGGCGCGCCGTACAACATTCAGGTGGCCAACTGTTGCCGAGGCGGCGTGCTGTCGTCCCTCTCGCAGAACAACAGCACGGCCACCGCCGCGTTTCAGATGTCCGTCGGCGGTTTCGACCGCGACGGCGGAAACCCGAACGGCGACCCCGTGAAGCCGGCCAACTTCAGCATCGGCGTGCCGGGCTACACCTGCAGCAACGCCACCCAGGTGCCCGCGACGAGGTCCAAGGTCGACGAGCAGCGGCACGTCCAAGTCATGC TGACATGGCAGATCATCTGCTCGTACTCGCAGTTCAGAGACGGGCCGTCGCCGTCTTGCTGCGTCTCCCTCTCGTCCTTCTACAACAGCACCATTGTGGGGTGCCCGCAGTGCAGCTGCGGCTGCCCGCGCTCTCCATCCGCGCCGCAATGCTTCAGGCAA CAGTCCAAGCTCCAGGCTCTGCCTGACGCGGATGGCAATCCGCCGACGCCGGTCATCCGGTGCACGGAGCACATGTGCCCGATCCGGGTGCACTGGCACGTGAAGCAGAACTACCGGGAATACTGGAGGGTGAAGGCGTCGATCACCAACTACGACATGGTCAGCAACTACAGCGACTGGAACCTTGTAGTGCGGCACCCCAACCTCGCCAACATCACGCAGCTCTTCAGCTTCAACTACCAGCCTCTCATCCAGTACGACACCATCA ATGACACGGCCATGTTCTGGGGGATCGCCAACTACAACGAGATGCTGCTGCGGGACGGGAACGTGCAGACGGAGATGATACTGAAGAAAGACCCGAGCGACTTCACCTTCTCGGGGGGCTGGGCGTTCCCGCGGAGGGTCTACTTCAACGGACACCAGTGCGCCATGCCCTCGCCTGATCAGTACCCTTCGCTGCCCAACGCCGCCTCCGACGTGCGCGTCTCAGCGCTGCAGCGATGGCTCATCACCGGCTCCTGTCTGCTCTTGCTATCTATGTTCCATGTCATGTGA